From the genome of Nicotiana tabacum cultivar K326 chromosome 17, ASM71507v2, whole genome shotgun sequence:
tatattttcgactattattttgagagtgctATACaatgttatttttttaattttgtttttaaatttatgATCATGCCGTCATGTTTTAAAGAACATTTAAAGTGGCTTTTGGTGCAAACGACCCGGAGGCATGAAGATGAGGCTTGACCAATTGACCACATATTTGCCCTAACCCCAAATTATTACGTATTAGTCAATCAAACAAATCAGATGCAAGTATATAGTTAAATGAAAAATATTTCAAATATCAAACCCACGGAGAACAAACACGAGATAATTTTTAATGGGGTTATATCTTCAAAAACTAAAACCAAACTAGAAATTTAGGAAGATTGAATGAAAATCAATTATTAATAGACAAAAAGAAGAGAATTATTATAAGAGAACTACAAtctatgattttcccaattgctCACTCAATTTCTGTGTTTGTTTCAATTCAAGAGATGCTTTAAAACCTTTCTTGAAGCTCTGTGGAAGAGAAATCAGGGAAATGGGTCTGGGAAATCTGAAGCAATTGACACCTTTTGTCAAAGAAGCATTTCAACAAACACTACTCGTGGCCAAGTTCCTCTGTGGTCTTCATGTCACCAACACCTACCTCTGCACCTTCGCTCTCGTACTTTACCAGAACCAGTATCTTTTTCGTTTACTATTTCATTCTTTGGGCAACTTTAAATCTTTTTGCTATTTTCTTTGTTGGGCAGACTCAAGGTCCAAGCATGCTTCCAACGTTTAATCTGACTGGAGATCTCGTTTTGGCCGAAAGGCTTTCGACTCGGTTTGAGAAAATGCAACGGGGCGATGTAGTGCTAGTGCGGAGCCCCGAAAACCCGAGAAAGATTGTGATTAAGAGACTCATGGGTATGGGTGGTGATACTGTTAAATATGTTGCGGGTCCTGGAAATAATGACAAAGAACATACTATTGTGGTAACAATTTGTAGTTTTCAGTTAGTTTATATTCAGGAGTGAAATGTAATTGGGTTTTTGCTTCTTCTATTTTGGGTTATCCATTTTTGTTTCTTAGGTGAATATGCTTTGAATGTGGACAGGTACCAAATGGACATGTTTGGATTGAAGGGGATAACAAGTTTAATACCACTGATTCAAGGAAATTTGGACCTGTTCCTTATGGACTTGTGCAGGGCAGAGTCTTTTGGATTGTTAGTGATTCCTCTCTATTTCAAATTTTACCTATATTTGCTAAATTGTTTTGACTTGATTATATTTAGAAAAGGCTTTTGCTTAATTTCTTCGAGACCTTTCATGCTAGCCATCATATTTGCtctccttatgcatgccatggaATGGTTATGTCATTAACTCTTTTTGGAGGGTAATTCTGATTAGTAAACTAGGAATATTATACTACATATAACTTTGTAATCAGTACTCCATTTTAAGTACTAGTAGTATGTGCATCATCCTTTGTTTGACTTTACTGTCTTATagcctgtttgaccaagcttctccAATTCTATAACCACttttttttgagaaaaacatgtttttttttcaaagttaaagtgtttggccaagcttttggaagaaaaaaagtgcttttgaggagaagcagaagcagttttggagaaggagaaaaaaatagattttctccaaaagtacttttttgaaaaatacttttgagaaaaatacacttagaagcagtttttaaaagcttggccaaacactaattgctgctcagaagtgcttttcaaattaattagccaaacaaaaactgcttctcaccaaaagtacttttgagaaaaacacttctcaaaataagctaatttttgcagcttggccaaacaagctttTAGTGTCTTATGGAATTGTAAAAGTTCTGATATTGTGATTAGGTATGGCCTCCTGAAGATTTTGGATCAGTTGGAAGAGAAGTACAATAGATTAACCTTTCAAGGTACACTTTTTTTCGGAATTTGATGTTCAAAATGTTTTTACTAATTAAGGAGCTTGGATCATTTGTCATgggcttgtgtcattgatttgcGATATAGCCCTCTATTCTCTTAGACATTTGCCTTAGATTGGGTATTCATGTGATCTTTGATTGCACCGTCTCTCCTCTCATTTATCATTATTCAAAAGACCTCTTTAGCTCCCAAAAATTACACTTGTTTCCTCCTCTTGCCATTTTGAACCAATCAATTAATTTGAAGTAGCGCCATTAACTTCATCCGTGGATTTTAGTGCATATAAAAGAAACATCATTCCTTACTGAGAAGAAGCTCAAGTAGATTTTACTAGtaattctaagttaattttaatATGTTATAGTTTGGTAATATGGGATTTTTTAAGGAATGAATTTAGAGAATTAAACAATTTCTCTACAAATTGAATGTGTTTTgcctttttctcaatttttcagcAAATATATACGGTGGTTACACTATACTTGTGATCTTAGCCAAAGGCCGAGAAAAGTATTTTTGGCATAAATTACTCAAAATTACTAACAAGATACACTCTTGCCTTAAAGGAAAAGCAGTCCGGCACCACCTATTATAAGTCCATAATATCTGATCTTTTGCATAATCAGGAGATTAAAACTAGACTTCAGCAAGGTCAGTAGGTATTGTAGGAGCATAATATCATGCCTGACAAGTATGGTTCACTGAACTGTTTTTCTGCACTCTAGATACTTAGAAGCTGGTATGTGTTAGAGAATCTCAAATCCACACAGAATGGCTCGATAGTTATGGGCACGTGGAGTAGATTGGAATCTTTATGAAACAAGATGGCTATTCAATTTACTCAAGGTAGGAAGATTCCTCTGAATTGTTATGCATGAGTGTAAGGGAAAAACGTCGAATGGACAGTAGCAACTATAGTCAATCTTTTTATGTTATGCAGGGTAAGTTTTTGTGCTAGCAGATACTATGAAATACTACTGATTTTAGATAATTGTAAGAAATATATTTCTGCATAAACCATCTTGTGCTCTAGGTAAAAAGTAACTATTTTATGCTAGTGATCAAGCAAGCATTAACTCTGAAATCTTGGAAATATATTTGTCTTGAGTAGCCTTTGACAGTACGGACAGATTTCTACAGATATTAACATAAATTTGATTTGAATTGCATATCATGTGGTCCCTTTGTAAAGATGGACTTTCAACATGACTCCGGAGTTCAAAAGAACTGTACACACCCTTGAAATAGATGATATCTGACTGAGAT
Proteins encoded in this window:
- the LOC107818430 gene encoding mitochondrial ATP-independent inner membrane protease subunit 1a; this encodes MGLGNLKQLTPFVKEAFQQTLLVAKFLCGLHVTNTYLCTFALTQGPSMLPTFNLTGDLVLAERLSTRFEKMQRGDVVLVRSPENPRKIVIKRLMGMGGDTVKYVAGPGNNDKEHTIVVPNGHVWIEGDNKFNTTDSRKFGPVPYGLVQGRVFWIVWPPEDFGSVGREVQ